Within Quercus lobata isolate SW786 chromosome 5, ValleyOak3.0 Primary Assembly, whole genome shotgun sequence, the genomic segment GACAAAgtattcaaacaattataaacaaCCAATCAGATATTGAGAAAAGGGAATATCGAACTCGTTTGAATGCATCACTGGATTGTATTTGTTTTCTACAACGGCAAGGATTAGCATTTCATGGCCATGATGAATTTAAAGACTCCAATAATCaaggaaattttcttgaattattaTGGTTTCTTGCAAAGCACAATGAAGAAATTAATAAGGCAATCCTCGAAAATGCTCCTGAAAATCATCAAATGACCTCTCCTGATATccaaaaagaaatagcaaatgTTGCAGCCATTGAGACAATAAATGCTATTATTAAAGATATTGGAGACTCATTATTTGCTATTATAGTCGATGAATCATGTGATATGTCTACTAAAGAACAATTGGCAATTGCTTTGCATTGTGTAGACAAATTGGGACATGTGAATGAGCACTTTTTAGGCATTACACATGTTAATAATACAACAGCAGTGACACTAAAGAGTGCAATTAAGgaaatatttaataaacataGCTTAAGCATTAGTAGATTACGGGGACAAGGCTACAACAGGGCAAGCAACATGCAAGGTGAGTTAAATGGACTAAAAACTCTTATTTTGAAAGA encodes:
- the LOC115990174 gene encoding uncharacterized protein LOC115990174 encodes the protein MLGIIAQRKCEALLNQRQSIQTIINNQSDIEKREYRTRLNASLDCICFLQRQGLAFHGHDEFKDSNNQGNFLELLWFLAKHNEEINKAILENAPENHQMTSPDIQKEIANVAAIETINAIIKDIGDSLFAIIVDESCDMSTKEQLAIALHCVDKLGHVNEHFLGITHVNNTTAVTLKSAIKEIFNKHSLSISRLRGQGYNRASNMQEDGLDSNQRTEANILIGLLQTFEFVFSLHLMKGVLSTSNELSQTLQRKDQDIVNALKLVDISKQRLQVMRDDGWNSLLEEVFAFCAKNNIDVSNMDDLYQPWP